In Oceanispirochaeta sp., one DNA window encodes the following:
- a CDS encoding FHA domain-containing protein, which translates to MQNTKWSMEGLMKGNSHWIIPVDKNEILIGRSTECSLILQAPSVSRKHSLIRLFGEGVYLKDLGSRNGTFVNGVRIIEEKQLRNNDIIRLGELEFRLRELDENEEKTRIDAGKEIENEFIHHYGLSGREEEVLYLLLKGLKTKEIAKKLFISQGTAKNHVLSIYAKTDCHSRIEIARKFQEY; encoded by the coding sequence ATGCAGAATACAAAGTGGTCCATGGAAGGACTGATGAAAGGGAACTCCCACTGGATTATCCCGGTAGATAAAAATGAAATTCTCATAGGGCGCAGTACGGAATGCAGCCTGATTCTGCAGGCGCCCTCAGTTTCCAGAAAGCATAGTCTCATTAGACTTTTCGGGGAGGGTGTATACCTGAAAGACCTGGGAAGCCGCAATGGGACCTTTGTGAACGGTGTCAGGATCATCGAAGAAAAACAGTTGCGGAACAACGATATCATACGTCTGGGTGAACTTGAATTCCGTCTGAGAGAACTGGATGAAAATGAAGAAAAGACACGCATTGATGCCGGGAAGGAGATAGAAAATGAGTTTATACATCACTATGGTCTTTCCGGCAGAGAAGAAGAAGTCCTCTACCTGCTGCTCAAAGGCCTGAAGACAAAAGAGATTGCCAAAAAGCTTTTTATTTCCCAGGGAACCGCAAAAAACCATGTTCTCAGCATTTATGCCAAGACAGACTGTCACAGCAGAATTGAAATCGCCCGGAAATTTCAGGAGTATTGA
- a CDS encoding RhuM family protein, whose amino-acid sequence MENKVEIYKSVHGTEIRVQLENDTVWLDAHTIATLFGVNRPAIVKHIGNIYKAKELEQTSSCSILEQLASDGKKRKMNFYNLDMILSVGYRVNSSQATKFRQWATARLKDYLVQGYAINEKRLEQKNLEIETLKTGIRIINRAMEREMDADSNAMLKMFSKGLELLDDYDHEKLDIRGNCKKNHNQHIE is encoded by the coding sequence ATGGAAAATAAGGTAGAGATATATAAATCTGTTCACGGTACAGAGATTCGGGTTCAGTTGGAAAACGATACTGTTTGGCTTGATGCCCATACTATAGCTACTCTTTTTGGTGTCAACAGACCTGCCATTGTAAAGCATATCGGGAATATTTATAAGGCGAAGGAATTAGAACAGACTTCAAGCTGTTCCATTTTGGAACAGCTTGCTTCTGATGGCAAAAAGAGGAAAATGAATTTCTATAATCTTGATATGATACTGTCAGTAGGTTATAGAGTGAACTCATCTCAAGCCACAAAGTTCCGCCAGTGGGCCACGGCCCGGTTAAAGGATTATCTGGTTCAGGGATATGCCATCAATGAAAAGCGTTTAGAACAAAAGAATCTGGAAATTGAAACTCTCAAAACCGGCATCCGGATCATTAACCGGGCCATGGAACGGGAAATGGATGCCGACAGCAACGCCATGTTGAAAATGTTTTCCAAAGGCCTGGAACTGCTGGACGATTACGACCATGAAAAGTTGGACATCCGAGGAAACTGTAAAAAGAATCATAATCAGCATATTGAATAG
- a CDS encoding calcium/sodium antiporter gives MILLFWFLALAGGLLILSLSSDWFVTSAEKIGVYFRLPAFIIGVVIIGFGTSLPELASSIVSVLQDQSEIVIANAIGSNITNIFLVLGVSALFAGSYTIKHDIFQTDLPFLAGSALLISLMTYDLNYTIPEALICLAALGLYLYRSITQGQISEQIKDEYAVEIKKPSSMNWIILVISPVLITVGASLTVKSVVAISEILRIGTEIIAVTAVAFGTSLPEVMVSIQAARKGKGDIAVGNVIGSNIFNTFAVIGISTLFGPLKIPESYRIQTLPIFIGATIMAYFIVQDKKVFRFEGILLLLFYVYFLGSSYGFF, from the coding sequence ATGATACTTCTTTTTTGGTTTCTGGCTCTAGCCGGAGGATTACTGATTCTCAGTCTCAGTTCTGACTGGTTTGTAACATCCGCCGAAAAAATCGGGGTGTACTTCCGTCTGCCTGCCTTTATCATCGGTGTTGTCATCATCGGATTCGGAACATCCCTGCCTGAACTGGCATCCAGCATCGTTTCTGTCCTTCAGGATCAATCGGAAATTGTCATAGCCAATGCCATCGGTTCCAATATTACCAACATTTTTCTGGTTTTAGGTGTGAGTGCTCTTTTTGCCGGTTCCTATACAATTAAGCATGATATTTTCCAGACAGACCTCCCCTTCCTGGCGGGATCAGCTCTTCTCATTTCACTGATGACTTATGATTTAAATTACACTATTCCCGAGGCGTTGATCTGCCTGGCGGCGTTAGGGCTTTATCTGTACCGGTCCATCACACAGGGTCAGATTTCAGAGCAGATCAAGGACGAGTATGCAGTAGAAATTAAAAAACCATCCTCCATGAATTGGATCATCCTGGTAATCTCCCCGGTTCTGATCACGGTGGGAGCAAGCTTAACCGTCAAATCGGTAGTTGCCATTTCAGAGATCCTGAGGATCGGGACAGAAATCATTGCCGTCACGGCAGTCGCATTTGGCACATCCCTTCCGGAGGTCATGGTCTCCATACAGGCCGCCCGGAAAGGAAAGGGAGACATTGCCGTTGGTAACGTGATCGGCTCCAATATTTTTAATACTTTTGCCGTCATAGGTATCAGTACTCTCTTCGGTCCCCTGAAAATTCCAGAGAGCTATCGCATTCAGACTTTACCCATTTTTATCGGTGCAACCATCATGGCATATTTCATTGTGCAGGATAAAAAAGTGTTCCGCTTTGAAGGAATTCTTCTACTCCTGTTTTATGTCTATTTTCTGGGTAGTTCCTACGGATTCTTCTGA
- a CDS encoding arginyltransferase produces the protein MSLPDTCPYLKDEVYRQEYFAGTELDSWQFQYLLDHRWRRFGTVFFRPVCPSCRKCRSIRVFAPFFTPTKSQKRVLKRNKETRVVFGPLKFREELYSIYEKHSRQKFAQESSQDEFLRNFFNPGVPSFQSEYFIDGVLAGFGILDIAGQGLSSVYFCYDPKYSDYSLGSFSVMEEIRETAARGLEYYYLGYYIEETPRMAYKGRFHPYELLVEGAWIPSLLSEESVGTTQKIDIKQE, from the coding sequence TTGTCATTACCCGACACCTGTCCTTATCTCAAGGATGAAGTGTACAGGCAGGAGTATTTTGCCGGAACAGAGCTCGACAGCTGGCAGTTTCAGTATCTTCTGGATCATCGGTGGAGACGTTTCGGTACAGTCTTTTTCAGGCCGGTCTGTCCCTCCTGCCGGAAGTGCAGATCCATCAGGGTTTTCGCTCCATTCTTCACCCCCACAAAAAGTCAGAAGCGTGTCCTAAAAAGAAACAAGGAGACCCGGGTTGTGTTTGGTCCCTTGAAATTCCGGGAAGAGCTCTACAGTATTTATGAGAAACATAGCCGCCAGAAATTCGCTCAGGAAAGCAGTCAAGACGAGTTCCTCAGGAATTTTTTCAATCCTGGAGTCCCTTCTTTTCAATCCGAATATTTTATAGATGGAGTTCTGGCAGGTTTCGGCATCCTGGATATTGCGGGTCAGGGGCTCAGCTCCGTATATTTCTGTTATGATCCGAAATACTCAGATTACAGTCTGGGAAGTTTCAGTGTTATGGAAGAAATCAGGGAAACCGCAGCCCGGGGATTGGAGTACTACTACCTGGGCTATTACATAGAAGAGACTCCACGGATGGCCTATAAGGGGCGGTTTCATCCCTATGAACTCCTGGTGGAGGGAGCTTGGATTCCTTCCCTCTTATCAGAAGAATCCGTAGGAACTACCCAGAAAATAGACATAAAACAGGAGTAG
- a CDS encoding U32 family peptidase, producing the protein MIDFTMNKIELLAPGGNLDAAMAALENGADAVYCGLQEFSARKGAKNFSLDQISRLREWTFRNSRKIYITLNTILKEDELPRMLGYLQKLEELQVDSIILQDPGLARIIKKDFPGLTLHGSTQMAVHNHSGLQILKEIGFSRVVLPREMTMKEMAVFRKALPDMEYEVFIHGAQCYSFSGMCLASGMLLGRSANRGECGQICRTWFDREMDRGYFLSSTDLWAGSRVLDLEEIGITSLKIEGRMKSPAYAAAVSSYYRAILEKQAPEEIKTLEENLKVAFSRNSGIGHLKSAKGQSMVDREFPGHRGLLLGKTLGGKGNSLIIETSHTLYKRDGLMFVTPRGEAQSFSLDMKGNTKLEPGKVSIPIPFMAPPKGTELFKIQSHDNHTKSLNEQSLPLFKRPLSAELRLSPDRITLEVPAFGYSRDFPLSSEESTGSRGPEEKIRNEFLKSADYSFILSTLSIEGLGIDLDSRFIPPSVLKKVRQEAYRTLEEARQLQDQRRLMELQKELIEDAGKISIGKTRLPPRKDLNPESQALPVLTPGKIRTARVIKVDDRPCLPLSPLIFPGEEGAFKEELMRLIDKKGSLIGINNWGHIQMYRDWKKQNKALRWYGDTGMLLANSQAQLLMEELMGLETDGSYGWIEAEKSEIPDFFSKVGKGFKPPLFISRNCFKKHSLGGSCHECRLSFEYDLDQKGRTYKVIVQDCLTWIFLGEKNLHSK; encoded by the coding sequence GTGATAGATTTCACCATGAATAAAATTGAACTCCTCGCACCGGGGGGAAATCTGGACGCCGCTATGGCTGCTCTGGAAAACGGAGCCGATGCCGTCTACTGCGGTCTTCAGGAGTTTTCAGCCCGAAAGGGAGCCAAAAACTTCAGCCTGGATCAAATCAGCCGCCTCAGAGAATGGACGTTTCGGAACTCCAGAAAAATCTATATCACCCTCAACACCATATTAAAAGAGGATGAACTGCCCCGAATGCTGGGATATCTGCAGAAATTGGAAGAACTTCAGGTGGACAGTATTATCCTGCAGGATCCGGGGCTTGCCCGTATCATAAAAAAGGATTTCCCAGGATTAACCCTTCATGGATCGACACAGATGGCGGTTCACAATCATTCGGGCCTTCAGATTCTGAAGGAGATAGGCTTTTCCAGGGTGGTCCTCCCGCGGGAAATGACAATGAAAGAAATGGCTGTCTTCAGGAAAGCCCTGCCGGATATGGAGTATGAAGTCTTTATCCATGGGGCTCAATGCTACAGCTTTTCGGGGATGTGTCTGGCTTCAGGCATGCTCTTAGGCCGTTCTGCCAACAGGGGAGAGTGCGGTCAGATCTGCCGGACCTGGTTTGACAGAGAGATGGACAGAGGCTACTTCCTCTCATCCACAGATTTATGGGCGGGCTCCCGGGTTCTTGATCTTGAAGAGATAGGCATCACCTCCCTTAAGATAGAAGGAAGGATGAAGTCTCCTGCCTATGCCGCCGCGGTATCAAGCTATTACAGGGCGATCCTGGAGAAGCAGGCTCCCGAAGAAATTAAGACCCTGGAAGAGAACCTGAAGGTAGCTTTTTCCCGAAACTCCGGGATCGGGCATCTGAAATCGGCGAAAGGACAATCCATGGTCGACAGGGAGTTCCCGGGACACAGAGGCCTTCTACTGGGAAAGACTCTGGGTGGCAAGGGAAACTCTCTTATCATTGAAACCAGTCACACCCTGTATAAAAGAGATGGCCTGATGTTTGTAACACCCAGGGGTGAGGCTCAGTCCTTTTCACTGGATATGAAGGGCAATACAAAACTGGAACCAGGAAAAGTGAGTATCCCGATCCCCTTCATGGCCCCCCCAAAGGGTACGGAACTCTTCAAAATCCAATCTCATGATAATCACACAAAAAGCCTGAATGAGCAGAGTCTGCCTTTATTTAAAAGACCCCTGTCAGCGGAGCTCCGCCTCTCACCAGACAGAATAACCCTGGAGGTACCCGCCTTCGGGTACAGCAGAGACTTCCCTCTCTCTTCCGAGGAATCTACTGGTTCCAGGGGGCCGGAAGAGAAAATCAGGAATGAGTTTTTAAAATCCGCCGATTACAGTTTTATACTCTCAACACTGTCCATTGAGGGGCTTGGTATCGATCTGGACAGTCGCTTCATTCCACCTTCGGTGCTGAAGAAAGTCCGTCAGGAAGCCTATAGAACCCTGGAAGAAGCTCGCCAGCTTCAGGATCAGCGGAGACTCATGGAGCTGCAGAAGGAGCTCATCGAAGACGCTGGAAAGATCAGTATAGGAAAAACAAGACTTCCCCCCCGAAAAGACCTGAATCCGGAATCACAGGCTCTGCCGGTGCTGACACCGGGCAAAATCCGGACAGCCCGGGTGATAAAAGTTGATGATCGTCCCTGTCTGCCCCTGAGTCCATTGATATTCCCCGGGGAAGAAGGGGCCTTCAAAGAAGAACTGATGCGGTTAATCGACAAGAAAGGAAGCCTGATCGGCATCAATAACTGGGGGCACATCCAGATGTATCGGGATTGGAAAAAGCAGAACAAGGCCCTCCGATGGTACGGAGATACAGGGATGCTTCTGGCCAACAGCCAGGCTCAGCTCCTGATGGAAGAGCTGATGGGTCTTGAGACAGACGGCTCTTACGGATGGATCGAGGCCGAAAAATCCGAAATTCCCGACTTCTTCAGTAAAGTAGGAAAAGGATTCAAACCGCCTCTGTTCATCAGCCGGAACTGTTTCAAGAAACACAGTCTGGGAGGCAGCTGTCATGAATGCCGCCTCTCTTTCGAGTATGATCTGGATCAAAAGGGCAGAACCTATAAGGTCATTGTTCAGGACTGCCTGACCTGGATCTTTTTAGGGGAAAAAAACCTGCATTCGAAATGA
- a CDS encoding transglutaminase family protein, giving the protein MLRLNPPLLHRLQQYLLFSILWMNFSGALSFSGGIILFLILGLIISLTTRGILTLFPSRHPGMTGFLVALLFLLLFPLIRLLAPLAVLLPLPHDLFLLQFYNYLLPILPCILLARVLTILARRGRLSHYLVVFSYILILSLLMSRSGWRLLLPLDKLMTGYGVLFLFLIFQILLVMTAGEKGRFITVFPTLVLLLLIPLLSLMLLNRNYRNESLKEGGGLLESSLFRFDFSDFLSLESSISMKDDLVFMMKKEGLGDDFMIRRFVLSDYSVEKGFFRVPGGTLEVPGRLQPEYLVGEQPETWDSPDFLLTERMVQEYFLVNFDSSAFLGLNSPVSMTPYQSWEQSSFSRMYKVESMVSQSWGWDLLEAKTLEGSSGQEKEFLEYYTNYGAQGDIKEFAERLVEGKEDYYDRVIAIEEYLQLNFFYSLHPGESVEGDQLRYFLFETRKGYCSYFAFSMALLCRSVGIPARVALGFWVDGSSGVLNYYPVKANQAHAWVEVYFPEYGWIEFDPTSQIPAPGEEFQFVPFSTQEMEPYLKEILDNRDHLKAVEASETNLEERRKRFWWNQKGSRPVLFGIKLLCLLSVFLLLLRIFNRIRTLLIPLDSRKKASFFFHLHMILAESQLRRRKRGESFQDFASSFEAGSNPGLKEFIGLYEKIRFGRSSLEDLKTLSHLGAGFRKSLSVRAGGLRKIRYFLVLFLKGASREK; this is encoded by the coding sequence TTGTTAAGGCTTAATCCTCCGTTATTGCACCGCCTCCAGCAATATCTCCTCTTTTCCATCCTCTGGATGAATTTTTCAGGGGCTCTCTCCTTTAGCGGTGGAATAATTCTTTTTCTTATCCTGGGTCTTATCATTTCTCTGACCACGAGAGGAATCCTGACTCTGTTTCCGTCGAGGCATCCCGGGATGACTGGATTTTTAGTGGCCCTCTTGTTTCTGCTGCTGTTTCCCCTGATCCGACTTTTGGCTCCTCTGGCGGTCCTTTTGCCTCTCCCTCATGACCTTTTCCTGCTGCAGTTTTACAATTATCTGCTTCCGATTCTGCCCTGTATACTTCTGGCTCGAGTTTTGACCATCCTGGCCCGGCGAGGGCGGCTCAGTCATTACCTGGTGGTGTTCAGTTATATTCTGATACTCTCCCTGCTCATGAGCCGGTCGGGATGGCGGCTACTTCTGCCTCTGGATAAGTTGATGACCGGCTATGGGGTTCTATTCCTATTTCTCATTTTTCAGATCCTTCTGGTCATGACCGCCGGAGAGAAGGGCCGATTCATCACTGTTTTCCCCACTCTGGTTCTTTTGCTTCTCATTCCTCTTTTATCCCTCATGCTCCTGAACCGCAACTACAGGAATGAGTCCCTGAAAGAGGGAGGCGGATTGCTGGAGTCTTCTCTCTTCCGGTTTGATTTTTCGGATTTTCTCAGTCTTGAAAGCTCAATTTCTATGAAAGATGATCTTGTCTTCATGATGAAAAAAGAGGGCCTTGGTGATGATTTTATGATCCGCCGGTTCGTCCTCTCTGACTATTCGGTTGAAAAAGGATTCTTCCGGGTTCCCGGTGGGACTCTCGAGGTCCCCGGGCGTCTTCAGCCGGAATACCTTGTTGGAGAACAGCCCGAGACCTGGGATTCCCCTGATTTTCTCCTGACAGAAAGGATGGTTCAGGAGTACTTTCTGGTGAACTTCGATTCTTCCGCCTTTCTTGGTCTGAACAGCCCGGTCTCAATGACGCCCTATCAGAGTTGGGAACAGTCCTCTTTTTCCAGAATGTACAAGGTGGAATCCATGGTTTCTCAATCCTGGGGCTGGGATCTTCTTGAAGCAAAGACTCTGGAAGGATCTTCTGGTCAGGAGAAGGAATTTCTGGAATATTATACAAATTATGGGGCACAGGGCGATATCAAGGAGTTTGCGGAGAGGCTTGTTGAGGGAAAAGAGGACTATTATGATCGAGTCATCGCCATTGAAGAATACCTTCAGCTTAACTTTTTTTACTCTCTCCATCCTGGAGAATCGGTAGAAGGAGATCAGTTGCGGTATTTTCTCTTTGAAACCCGGAAAGGGTATTGCTCCTATTTTGCCTTTTCCATGGCTCTTTTGTGCCGCAGCGTAGGTATTCCTGCCCGGGTGGCTCTGGGGTTCTGGGTCGACGGTTCAAGCGGGGTCTTAAACTATTACCCCGTAAAAGCTAATCAGGCTCATGCCTGGGTGGAGGTTTATTTTCCCGAGTATGGCTGGATTGAATTTGATCCGACCTCTCAGATCCCGGCTCCCGGGGAGGAGTTTCAATTTGTTCCTTTTTCAACACAGGAGATGGAACCCTACCTGAAAGAGATTCTGGATAACCGGGATCATTTGAAGGCCGTGGAAGCATCCGAGACGAACCTGGAAGAACGGCGGAAACGGTTTTGGTGGAACCAGAAGGGTTCCCGGCCTGTTTTATTCGGGATAAAATTATTGTGTCTCCTCTCTGTTTTTCTGCTGCTGTTGCGTATTTTCAACAGGATTCGAACACTCCTTATCCCTCTGGATTCCCGGAAGAAGGCATCCTTCTTCTTTCATCTGCATATGATTCTTGCCGAATCCCAGCTGAGGAGACGAAAAAGAGGAGAATCATTTCAAGACTTTGCTTCTTCCTTCGAGGCCGGATCCAATCCTGGGCTGAAAGAATTCATCGGGTTATATGAAAAGATCCGCTTTGGGAGGTCCTCCCTGGAGGATCTGAAGACTCTCTCCCATCTGGGAGCTGGATTCAGAAAATCCCTTTCTGTCCGGGCGGGGGGACTCAGGAAAATCCGCTACTTCCTGGTTCTCTTTCTCAAGGGAGCTTCCCGTGAAAAATAA